In Streptomyces chartreusis, the following proteins share a genomic window:
- a CDS encoding helix-turn-helix transcriptional regulator — protein MTQGHTHAVEELCEAGMDLYARALREGRVPRRDADGAPCLAEFGLLQPAVEDPDRLEPVAPAVALHRLLRASGERIASERRREELLADSFAELMQIDGRRTAATDNPAVHVLPRERINQAITEAMAQASRELLCIQPNVRYNTPHAQAARAVALERDQALLDRGGRIRALYQHTQRHSPAVVARYEELRGDVMARTLDEVTDRLLLIDGTVAFIPADKAGTLALEVRHPSLLHYLATTFDRLWRLATPMYPEAVQPPTLNGVSPRQRAIASLLVEGYTDASIADRLGMNVRTARVHIAKLAATLGSESRAQLGYLIGRSGILDQEPRALQESRAPRQP, from the coding sequence GTGACCCAGGGGCACACGCACGCGGTGGAGGAGCTGTGCGAGGCCGGCATGGACCTGTACGCCCGCGCTCTGCGTGAGGGACGCGTGCCCAGGCGGGACGCCGACGGCGCGCCGTGCCTGGCCGAGTTCGGACTGCTCCAGCCCGCGGTCGAGGACCCGGACCGGCTGGAGCCGGTGGCACCCGCCGTGGCCCTGCACCGGCTGCTGCGCGCGTCCGGGGAGCGGATCGCGAGCGAGCGCCGGCGCGAGGAGCTGCTCGCGGATTCGTTCGCCGAGCTGATGCAGATCGACGGCAGGCGTACGGCGGCCACGGACAACCCGGCCGTCCACGTGCTCCCCAGGGAGCGGATCAACCAGGCCATCACCGAGGCCATGGCGCAGGCGTCCCGCGAACTGCTCTGCATCCAGCCCAACGTCCGCTACAACACCCCGCACGCCCAGGCGGCCCGTGCCGTCGCTCTGGAGCGCGACCAGGCCCTGCTCGACCGCGGCGGCCGTATCCGCGCCCTCTACCAGCACACGCAGCGGCACTCCCCGGCCGTGGTCGCCCGCTACGAGGAGCTGCGGGGCGACGTCATGGCCCGCACCCTCGACGAGGTCACCGACCGGCTGCTCCTCATCGACGGCACGGTGGCCTTCATCCCCGCCGACAAGGCCGGCACGCTCGCCCTTGAGGTGCGCCACCCCTCGCTGCTGCACTACCTGGCCACCACGTTCGACCGGCTGTGGCGGCTGGCGACGCCGATGTACCCCGAGGCCGTCCAGCCGCCCACCCTGAACGGTGTCAGCCCGCGCCAGCGGGCCATCGCGAGCCTGCTGGTCGAGGGGTACACCGACGCCTCCATAGCCGACCGCCTGGGGATGAACGTGCGGACCGCCCGTGTCCACATAGCCAAGCTCGCGGCGACGCTCGGCAGCGAGAGCCGGGCCCAACTCGGCTATCTCATCGGCCGGTCGGGGATTCTTGACCAGGAACCCCGTGCCCTCCAGGAATCCCGGGCACCCCGGCAACCCTGA
- a CDS encoding helix-turn-helix transcriptional regulator: protein MAGHGAQEHPHGADRLCEAGDRVYSRAVRRGRVPRHDADPVPCLLELALLHPDPDDMDWLVPTSPQEVMTRLLRGVYDEVSASQRRMGSAVAAFEWYAALGPQPSPASGTDTAVPASAIRVLEGDSRIQGALDEATQACTTEVLTVQPGGIRPEHELTEGLHRAMALRGRGVRMRDLYTHVARHGQGLLNYLELMGDSVEARTLDEVIDRLILFDRTVAFIPANADRTLALELRHPGLVHYLVTVFERLWRLAIPLTAPLPDTGIEGISHREQSIAALLAEGHQDAVIAERLGISVRTCRAHIARLSETLGAASRTQLGVRIAQVGLDRSRVSSSEAAVIRVAGVPGIPGGHGVPGQESPTGR from the coding sequence ATGGCCGGGCACGGGGCGCAGGAGCATCCACACGGTGCCGACCGGCTGTGCGAGGCCGGGGACCGGGTGTACTCCCGGGCCGTACGACGCGGCCGTGTGCCGCGCCACGACGCGGATCCGGTGCCCTGCCTGCTGGAGCTGGCGCTGCTGCACCCGGACCCCGACGACATGGACTGGCTGGTGCCGACCTCCCCGCAGGAGGTCATGACGCGGCTGCTGCGCGGGGTCTACGACGAGGTCAGCGCGAGCCAGCGGCGGATGGGCTCGGCGGTCGCGGCCTTCGAGTGGTACGCCGCGCTCGGTCCCCAGCCGTCACCCGCGTCCGGCACCGACACCGCCGTACCGGCATCGGCGATCCGGGTCCTGGAGGGCGACTCGCGCATCCAGGGCGCGCTGGACGAGGCGACGCAGGCGTGCACCACCGAGGTGCTGACCGTGCAGCCCGGCGGCATCCGGCCCGAGCACGAGCTGACGGAGGGCCTGCACCGGGCGATGGCGCTGCGCGGGCGGGGCGTGCGGATGCGCGACCTTTACACGCATGTCGCCCGGCACGGCCAGGGCCTGCTCAACTACCTGGAGCTGATGGGCGATTCGGTGGAGGCCCGCACGCTGGACGAGGTGATCGACCGGCTGATCCTCTTCGACCGCACGGTGGCCTTCATCCCGGCGAACGCCGACCGCACGCTCGCCCTGGAGCTGCGGCATCCCGGGCTCGTGCACTACCTGGTGACGGTCTTCGAGCGGCTGTGGCGCCTCGCGATCCCGCTGACCGCCCCGCTCCCCGACACCGGCATCGAGGGCATCTCGCACCGCGAGCAGTCCATCGCCGCGCTGCTCGCGGAGGGTCACCAGGACGCGGTCATCGCCGAACGCCTCGGGATAAGCGTCCGCACGTGCCGCGCCCACATCGCCCGCCTCTCGGAGACGCTGGGGGCGGCCAGCCGTACCCAACTCGGGGTGCGGATAGCGCAGGTGGGGCTGGACCGCTCCCGCGTGTCCTCGTCCGAGGCAGCCGTGATCAGGGTTGCCGGGGTGCCCGGGATTCCTGGAGGGCACGGGGTTCCTGGTCAAGAATCCCCGACCGGCCGATGA